A region of Streptomyces sp. WMMC500 DNA encodes the following proteins:
- a CDS encoding NAD(P)/FAD-dependent oxidoreductase: MTSTVPTAVHPAGEEPARRPITMFGPDFPFAYDDYLGHPAGLGQIPATGHGTEVAVVGGGLSGLVTAYELMKMGLKPVVYEADRIGGRLRTETFPGCDPALTAEMGAMRFPPSSTALRHYIDLTGLRTRPFPNPLAPGTPSTVVDLKGESHYARTIDDLPQVYRDVAAAWADCLEEGADFTAMNRAIRERDVPRIRELWAGLVERLDNQTFYGFLCDSAAFRSFRHREVFGQVGFGTGGWDTDFPNSILEILRVVYTEADDDHHGIVGGSRQLPLRLWDRAPDKTVHWPQGTSLAALHDGGAPRPAVTRLARAAGERIAVTDASGDVRTYRAAVFTAQSWMLLSKIDCAEDLLPIDHWTAVERTHYMASSKLFVPVDRPFWLDRDERTGRDVMSMTLTDRMTRGTYLLDDGPDRPAAICLSYTWCDDSLKWLPLPAEERMEVMLKSLGEIYPGVDIRKHVIGPPVTVSWEDEPYFMGAFKANLPGHYRYQRRLFTHFVQEALPADKRGLFLAGDDISWTAGWAEGAVQTALNAVWGVMRHFGGATDPANPGPGDVFDAIAPVELPED; this comes from the coding sequence ATGACGTCCACCGTGCCCACCGCCGTCCACCCCGCGGGGGAGGAGCCCGCCCGGCGGCCGATCACGATGTTCGGCCCCGACTTCCCCTTCGCGTACGACGACTACCTCGGCCACCCCGCCGGGCTCGGCCAGATACCGGCGACCGGGCACGGCACCGAGGTCGCCGTCGTCGGCGGCGGGCTCTCCGGCCTCGTCACCGCGTACGAGCTGATGAAGATGGGCCTGAAGCCCGTGGTGTACGAGGCGGACCGGATCGGCGGGCGGCTGCGTACCGAGACGTTCCCCGGCTGCGACCCCGCACTCACCGCCGAGATGGGCGCGATGCGCTTCCCGCCCTCGTCCACGGCGCTGCGCCACTACATCGACCTCACGGGTCTGCGGACGCGCCCCTTCCCCAACCCGCTGGCGCCCGGCACCCCTTCCACCGTCGTCGACCTCAAGGGCGAGTCGCACTACGCCCGCACCATCGACGACCTGCCCCAGGTCTACCGTGACGTGGCCGCCGCCTGGGCCGACTGCCTGGAGGAGGGCGCGGACTTCACCGCCATGAACCGGGCCATCCGCGAGCGCGACGTGCCGCGCATCCGCGAGCTGTGGGCCGGGCTGGTCGAACGGCTCGACAACCAGACCTTCTACGGCTTCCTCTGCGACTCCGCGGCCTTCCGCTCCTTCCGGCACCGGGAGGTCTTCGGCCAGGTCGGCTTCGGCACCGGCGGCTGGGACACCGACTTCCCCAACTCCATCCTGGAGATCCTGCGCGTCGTCTACACGGAGGCCGACGACGACCACCACGGCATCGTCGGCGGCAGCCGGCAGCTCCCGCTGCGGCTCTGGGACCGCGCGCCGGACAAGACCGTGCACTGGCCGCAGGGCACGTCGCTCGCGGCCCTGCACGACGGCGGCGCCCCCCGGCCGGCGGTCACCCGGCTCGCCCGCGCCGCCGGCGAGCGGATCGCCGTCACCGACGCCTCCGGCGACGTACGCACCTACCGGGCAGCGGTCTTCACCGCCCAGTCGTGGATGCTCCTGTCGAAGATCGACTGCGCCGAGGACCTGCTGCCCATCGACCACTGGACCGCCGTCGAACGCACCCACTACATGGCCTCGTCCAAGCTGTTCGTGCCCGTGGACCGGCCGTTCTGGCTGGACCGCGACGAGCGGACCGGGCGCGACGTGATGTCCATGACGCTCACCGACCGCATGACCCGCGGCACCTACCTCCTCGACGACGGCCCGGACCGGCCGGCGGCGATCTGCCTGTCGTACACCTGGTGCGACGACAGCCTGAAGTGGCTGCCGCTGCCGGCGGAGGAGCGGATGGAGGTCATGCTCAAGTCCCTCGGCGAGATCTACCCGGGGGTGGACATCAGGAAGCACGTCATCGGCCCGCCGGTCACGGTCTCCTGGGAGGACGAGCCGTACTTCATGGGCGCGTTCAAGGCCAACCTGCCGGGCCACTACCGCTACCAGCGGCGGCTGTTCACCCACTTCGTGCAGGAGGCGCTGCCGGCGGACAAGCGCGGGCTGTTCCTGGCAGGCGACGACATCTCCTGGACGGCGGGCTGGGCCGAGGGCGCGGTGCAGACCGCGCTGAACGCGGTGTGGGGCGTGATGCGGCACTTCGGCGGCGCCACCGACCCGGCCAACCCCGGACCCGGGGACGTCTTCGACGCCATCGCCCCGGTGGAGCTGCCGGAGGACTGA
- a CDS encoding carbon-nitrogen hydrolase family protein: protein MVPLRIALLQGPAGVPPSRQEGLAALETAARNAAAGGARLLVAPELFLSGYATDPAGRAEPADGPGARAVAGIAADHGLSIAYGYPERDGNDVYNAVQLITPYGYPLANYRKTHLFGDFERKFFTPGDTAVVQADVDGVRVGILICYDVEFPELVRAHARAGTELLLVPTALMRPYEFVARTLVPARAYESQLYVAYANRVGVEGDYDFAGLSCLAAPDGTVRARAGHDGEDLVLTDVDPARIAAARRDNTYLADLRPELYG from the coding sequence ATGGTGCCGCTGCGCATCGCCCTGCTCCAGGGGCCGGCCGGGGTGCCCCCGAGCAGACAGGAGGGGCTCGCCGCACTGGAGACCGCCGCCCGTAACGCCGCCGCCGGAGGCGCGCGGCTGCTCGTCGCCCCCGAGCTGTTCCTCAGCGGGTACGCCACGGACCCGGCGGGCCGGGCCGAGCCCGCCGACGGCCCGGGCGCCCGCGCAGTCGCCGGCATCGCCGCCGACCACGGCCTGTCCATCGCCTACGGCTACCCGGAGCGGGACGGCAACGACGTGTACAACGCCGTCCAGCTCATCACCCCGTACGGCTATCCGCTGGCCAACTACCGCAAGACGCACCTCTTCGGCGACTTCGAGCGGAAGTTCTTCACCCCCGGCGACACCGCGGTGGTCCAGGCCGACGTCGACGGCGTCCGCGTCGGCATCCTGATCTGCTACGACGTGGAGTTCCCCGAGCTGGTGCGGGCGCACGCCCGGGCCGGCACGGAGCTGCTGCTCGTGCCCACCGCGCTGATGCGCCCGTACGAGTTCGTGGCCCGCACGCTCGTGCCCGCGCGCGCCTACGAGAGCCAGCTCTACGTCGCGTACGCCAACCGCGTCGGCGTCGAGGGCGACTACGACTTCGCCGGGCTGAGCTGCCTGGCCGCCCCGGACGGCACGGTGCGCGCCCGCGCCGGGCACGACGGCGAGGACCTCGTCCTCACCGACGTCGACCCGGCCCGGATCGCCGCCGCCCGGCGCGACAACACCTACCTCGCGGACCTGAGGCCCGAGTTGTACGGCTGA
- a CDS encoding Lrp/AsnC family transcriptional regulator, protein MRLDELDERIVRALAEDARRTYADIGAEVGLSAPAVKRRVDRLRAAGAVTGFTVRVDPAALGWATEGYVELYCRSNTGPGDIRRALERYAEVAAASTVTGDADAIVQIFATDMRHFEEVLERIAGEPFVERTRSVLVLSPLVRRYAPDPPL, encoded by the coding sequence ATGCGACTCGACGAGCTGGACGAGCGGATCGTGCGCGCCCTCGCCGAGGACGCCCGCCGCACCTACGCCGACATCGGCGCCGAGGTCGGCCTGTCCGCGCCCGCGGTCAAGCGGCGCGTGGACAGGCTGCGCGCGGCCGGCGCCGTCACGGGCTTCACCGTACGGGTCGACCCCGCCGCGCTCGGCTGGGCCACCGAGGGCTACGTCGAGCTGTACTGCCGCTCCAACACCGGCCCCGGCGACATCCGCCGCGCCCTGGAGCGCTACGCGGAGGTGGCCGCCGCCTCCACGGTCACCGGCGACGCCGACGCCATCGTGCAGATCTTCGCCACCGACATGCGCCACTTCGAAGAAGTGCTGGAACGGATCGCCGGCGAGCCCTTCGTCGAGCGCACCAGATCGGTCCTCGTCCTCTCCCCGCTCGTGCGCCGCTACGCTCCCGACCCACCGCTGTGA